From one Flavobacterium kingsejongi genomic stretch:
- the nadE gene encoding NAD(+) synthase, translated as MTPKTTFPAEKINEHIVHWLKDYALTAKVNGFVVGISGGIDSAVTSTLCAQTGLPTLCVEMPIHQAESHVSRAKEHVAQLKKRFPNVSSAETNLTSVFELFTTVVPTEGADEAKLHLSLANTRARLRMTTLYYYAGIHGLLVAGTGNKVEDFGVGFYTKYGDGGVDLSPIADLMKSEVYALAQYLDVPNAIQAAAPTDGLFGDDRSDEAQLGASYDELEQAMRYDESGKNETALTGREAEVFKIYKRLNRINQHKMNPIPVCLIPENLR; from the coding sequence ATGACTCCAAAAACTACTTTCCCCGCTGAAAAAATAAACGAACACATTGTGCACTGGCTTAAGGATTATGCCCTTACCGCCAAAGTGAATGGTTTTGTTGTAGGAATTTCAGGCGGCATCGATTCTGCCGTTACCTCTACCCTCTGCGCACAAACCGGCTTACCAACACTCTGTGTGGAAATGCCTATTCATCAGGCCGAAAGCCATGTGAGCCGTGCTAAAGAACATGTGGCACAATTGAAAAAAAGATTCCCGAATGTGAGCAGTGCTGAAACCAACCTGACTTCGGTATTTGAGCTATTCACTACCGTAGTACCAACAGAAGGTGCTGACGAAGCCAAACTGCATTTATCACTGGCCAATACCAGAGCCCGCCTTAGAATGACTACCTTGTACTATTACGCAGGCATACACGGATTATTGGTTGCTGGAACTGGCAATAAAGTTGAAGATTTTGGAGTTGGTTTTTATACAAAATACGGCGATGGCGGTGTCGATCTTAGCCCGATAGCCGATTTGATGAAATCGGAAGTCTATGCTTTGGCACAGTACCTAGACGTACCCAATGCCATCCAGGCTGCAGCACCTACAGATGGATTATTTGGCGATGACCGTTCTGACGAAGCCCAGTTGGGTGCGAGTTATGACGAACTCGAGCAGGCGATGCGCTATGATGAAAGCGGAAAAAACGAAACAGCACTAACCGGGCGTGAAGCTGAGGTTTTTAAGATATATAAACGACTGAACCGGATTAATCAGCACAAAATGAATCCAATACCGGTTTGCTTAATACCAGAAAATTTGAGATAA
- a CDS encoding response regulator transcription factor produces the protein MIKVFLADNQPVVRYGVKSFFEGHSEIKISDTASNFEEVTSTLPKKNFDILVIDLELEGLASINYIKSLIKDYPKVKFIIYTNLSEQMFAPNALKTGVSAYVHKNAELQALESAILKVNEGEIVYSDLVKKNLALITKQRKNERLYRKLSTREIEVLRYLSEGRKNKEIAKTLNLNEKTISTYKLRLLTKLHVTNLVDLVNKAKTLDIV, from the coding sequence ATGATTAAAGTATTTTTAGCCGATAATCAGCCCGTTGTCCGATATGGGGTAAAATCATTTTTTGAAGGCCATAGTGAAATTAAGATTTCTGATACGGCTTCAAATTTTGAAGAAGTCACTTCCACCCTTCCCAAGAAGAATTTCGACATCCTCGTTATTGACCTGGAACTGGAAGGGCTCGCGAGCATCAACTATATTAAGTCCCTGATTAAGGACTATCCAAAGGTAAAATTTATCATTTATACCAATTTATCCGAACAGATGTTTGCCCCAAATGCACTCAAAACAGGCGTATCCGCTTATGTGCATAAAAATGCAGAGCTGCAGGCACTTGAGTCAGCGATTCTAAAAGTAAATGAAGGAGAAATTGTATATAGTGACCTCGTAAAGAAAAATTTGGCACTGATTACGAAACAGCGTAAAAATGAACGCCTGTACCGTAAACTTTCCACACGCGAAATTGAGGTTTTACGCTATTTGAGTGAAGGACGCAAAAACAAGGAAATTGCAAAAACGCTGAACCTCAACGAAAAAACGATCAGTACGTACAAATTACGCTTATTGACAAAATTGCATGTTACCAACTTAGTTGACCTCGTCAACAAAGCCAAAACACTGGATATTGTCTAA
- the dnaG gene encoding DNA primase — protein sequence MITKNTIDKVFETARVEEVIGDFVQLKRAGSNFKGLSPFSDERSPSFMVSPVKQIWKDFSSGKGGNAIAFIMEHEHFTYPEAIRYLARKYNIEIEETEQSNEEKEQTNERESMYLVSEFAKKYFHTTLLNSEEGKAIGYTYFKERGFTAETIKKFELGYSPESWDALTKEALGKGYQLQYLDKTGLTIVKEDKQFDRFKGRVMFPIQSMSGRVLGFGGRILTNDKKAAKYLNSPESDIYHKSKVLYGIYHAKQSIAKLDNCYLVEGYTDVIQFHQAGIENVVASSGTALTPDQIRLINRLTKNITVLFDGDAAGLRASIRGIDLILEEGMNVKVCTFPDGEDPDSFAKKNSYDDLVHYLEHNAKDFIQFKASMLMDESKNDPVKKAGLIRDMVTSIAKIPDRIQREVYIQETARIMDISEQVLVNTLAQLVEKDSVETDKKGKQPYQKPMEVVKEPESQTSKIDILYQLERKIIEILLLYGNVEEEFEDVLIKTNEYGEPMEVSEKNNYKVFQRIYLSLQEDEVELANGLFRAIYNDLVAFYHQNEVFNIEQYLMHLPVELAQEVTDILMEDELYKLHNWEGQNIIPIYKSENTAQYVSETILTMRWYLVDKIIDELKSSLSAEPDSDNSEILIMAMDYHKLINSFSSKLGRVMSRYSN from the coding sequence TTGATTACAAAGAATACCATAGATAAAGTTTTTGAAACCGCAAGAGTAGAAGAGGTCATTGGAGATTTCGTGCAGCTCAAGCGTGCAGGAAGCAATTTTAAGGGACTGAGCCCGTTTTCGGATGAGCGCTCCCCTTCCTTTATGGTATCACCGGTAAAGCAAATCTGGAAGGATTTCAGTTCCGGGAAAGGCGGGAATGCGATCGCTTTTATCATGGAGCACGAACATTTTACCTATCCTGAAGCGATTCGGTACCTCGCCCGAAAATACAATATCGAAATCGAGGAAACGGAACAAAGCAATGAGGAAAAAGAACAGACTAACGAAAGGGAGTCCATGTATCTGGTCTCTGAATTTGCTAAAAAATACTTCCACACTACACTCCTTAATTCGGAAGAAGGAAAGGCGATCGGGTATACTTATTTTAAAGAAAGGGGATTCACAGCAGAGACCATCAAAAAGTTTGAGTTGGGTTATTCACCGGAATCCTGGGATGCCCTGACTAAAGAGGCACTCGGGAAAGGTTACCAATTGCAATATTTGGATAAAACAGGTTTGACCATTGTAAAAGAGGATAAACAATTTGATCGTTTTAAAGGCCGTGTGATGTTTCCGATCCAGAGCATGTCCGGCAGGGTATTGGGTTTTGGAGGACGAATCCTGACCAATGATAAAAAAGCGGCAAAATACCTGAACTCTCCGGAGAGCGATATTTACCATAAGAGTAAAGTTTTGTATGGTATTTATCATGCAAAACAATCAATAGCCAAGTTAGACAACTGTTACCTGGTAGAAGGATATACGGATGTGATCCAGTTTCATCAGGCAGGAATTGAAAACGTAGTAGCATCGTCGGGAACAGCTTTAACTCCGGACCAAATCCGATTGATCAATAGGCTGACTAAGAATATTACGGTTCTGTTTGATGGTGATGCTGCAGGTTTGCGAGCATCAATCCGTGGGATTGACCTTATCCTGGAAGAAGGGATGAATGTGAAGGTTTGTACTTTTCCAGACGGGGAAGATCCGGATAGTTTTGCCAAAAAGAATTCCTACGATGACCTGGTGCATTACTTAGAGCATAATGCAAAGGATTTTATCCAGTTCAAAGCTTCGATGTTAATGGATGAATCCAAAAATGATCCTGTGAAAAAAGCAGGATTAATCCGGGATATGGTGACTAGTATTGCGAAGATACCGGATAGGATTCAGCGCGAAGTTTACATTCAGGAAACTGCGAGGATCATGGATATCTCAGAGCAGGTATTGGTGAATACACTGGCGCAATTGGTTGAAAAAGATAGCGTAGAAACCGATAAGAAAGGCAAGCAACCCTATCAAAAACCGATGGAAGTTGTTAAAGAGCCGGAATCGCAAACTTCAAAAATTGACATCCTCTACCAGCTGGAACGTAAAATTATAGAGATTTTATTATTGTATGGCAATGTAGAAGAGGAGTTTGAAGACGTATTGATTAAAACCAACGAATATGGGGAACCGATGGAGGTTTCCGAGAAAAATAATTACAAGGTTTTTCAACGGATTTACCTTAGTCTCCAGGAAGATGAAGTGGAATTGGCCAATGGGCTATTCCGTGCTATTTATAATGACCTGGTGGCTTTTTATCATCAGAATGAGGTATTCAATATAGAACAATATCTGATGCATCTTCCGGTAGAGTTGGCTCAGGAAGTTACCGATATCCTAATGGAAGATGAGCTTTATAAATTGCACAACTGGGAAGGGCAAAATATTATCCCGATTTATAAAAGTGAGAATACAGCACAATATGTGTCAGAAACAATTTTGACAATGCGTTGGTATTTGGTGGACAAGATTATCGACGAGCTCAAAAGTTCGCTTTCTGCAGAGCCTGATTCCGATAATTCGGAAATATTAATCATGGCAATGGATTATCATAAACTCATCAATTCCTTTTCTTCAAAACTGGGGCGTGTGATGTCGCGTTATAGCAATTAA